The region AACTGCCAAAAAAGTACTAAAATGGCATAATTTTGTGCAAAAAAAGCCAAAAGGTTTCTTTTGGTTGCGAATGGTTGCAAAAAGTTTTTTTTCATGATAAGATGGAAATAGAAGTATGATTCATAAATAAAGGAGAAAAGCTATGGCAACAGCAGTAAAATTGTCAGAAAGTATTGTTTCCGAAGCCAAAACAATTTCAAAGGCTCTGAATCGTTCGCTTGCTGGTCAGATTGAGCACTGGGCAAAGATTGGCAAGATTGCCGAAGAGAATCCTGACTTAACTTACGAGTTTATTAAAAATATTCTCATAGCTCAGCAAGAGGCAAAATCAGAAAATTTAGAGCCATATCTTTTTGACAAAAAATAATGATTAGTGTTGTACAAACGCCAACGTTTTCTAGGCAAATAAAAAAATTACACAAGAATCAAAAAAAAGATTTGGATCAAGCCGTAAGCATCATTTTAGCAAACCCATTGATTGGTGAAATGAAAAAGGGGGATCTAGATGGCATTCAGGTTTATAAATTTAGAATGAC is a window of Candidatus Babeliales bacterium DNA encoding:
- a CDS encoding ParD-like family protein, whose amino-acid sequence is MATAVKLSESIVSEAKTISKALNRSLAGQIEHWAKIGKIAEENPDLTYEFIKNILIAQQEAKSENLEPYLFDKK
- a CDS encoding type II toxin-antitoxin system RelE/ParE family toxin, with translation MISVVQTPTFSRQIKKLHKNQKKDLDQAVSIILANPLIGEMKKGDLDGIQVYKFRMT